GGAAACCAGGACAAAGATGCCGATCACCGCGGCCCCGATCATGGTGCCCTGACTGAGCCATTTGATGCCCTTGCCCACCCCGGAGAGGGCCGAAAGAGTGAAGACGATGGTCACGCCAGCAATGATCACGATCTTGACGAACAGGTCGGTGGGGATCCCAAAGAGGCTGTTCAGTCCCTCGGCGACTTGTGAAGCTCCCAAGCCCAGTGAGGTGGTCGTACCAAAAAGCGTGGCCAGCACGGTGAACACGTCAATGATCTTGCCGAGCCATCCGTCCATGGATTTGCCCAGCACCGGTCGCAGCATCACCGAGACGAGACCTGAATTGCCTCGGCGGTGTGTGGAGTAGGCAATGGCTAGGCCGAAGACGCCGAACAGCGCCCAGGCGTTGGGGCCCCAGTCGAAGTAGGAGAATTGCAGGGCCAGTACCGCTGCATCCATGGTTTCGGGTTCGGCTCGACCATGCGGTGGAACCATGAAGTGGCTCATGGGTTCGGCCGCGCCGTAGCTAATGAGCCCAATGCCCATCACGGCACCGAGAATCATCGCGATCCACGCCCAGGTGGTGAATTCGGGACGATCGGCATCTTTGCCCAGCCTGATGCCTCCGTAACGTGAGAAGGCCAGGAAGAGCATCAGGACGATACAGCCGAGCGTTACCAACAGGTAGCTCCAGCCAATGTACTGCGCCGACCAGGTGGAGGCCCCGGACATCAGCGCGTTCAGACGCTGTGGCGCGATGGCGGCCCAGAGTACAAACACCACGATCAACGACAGCGAGATAAACAGGACGCTGCCCGGACGCTGGAGTCGCTTGTAGACCTGTTTCGATTCGTTCTTGTCGGCGGCGCGACGCAAGGTGCCGCCGGTGAGCGTTGGGCCTTTGTTCGGCCCTTCTTGCTTTTCGTTGATTTCGGTACTCATGACTCTCACACTTCGTTGGTTTTCAGGAATCTTCCGGCTATAGAGCTGTTAGTTCGGCACCGTCGTAGAACCGTCCGGCCTTGTAGACCATGGGTTCGAGGGCGGCCACCTCGGAATGCTTGACCTTGGCGATGAACACCGTGTGGGTCTTGGCTTGGAAGCGTTCTTTGATCTCTGCTTCGATGGAGGCTGCCGAACCGTCGATCAGCGGGCTGCCGTTCGGCCCCTGATGCCAATCCAGGTTGGCGAACTTGTCATCACCCTTGGAAGCGAAGGTGCCCACGGTGTCACGTTGCCCATTGCTCATGATGTTGATGCCAAGGTGCGTGGATTTGAACAGCGATGCATAGGTGCTGGTGGTCTTTTGTACACAGACCAGCACCAGTGGTGGTTCGAGCGAAACCGACACGTAGGAATTGGCGGCCAGCCCGCGAGGTTTGCCGTGTTCGTCCTTGGTGGTCACCACGGTGACCCCGGTGATGAATTGGCGGTTGAAGCCTTTGAGCTCGTCGAG
The nucleotide sequence above comes from Glutamicibacter sp. B1. Encoded proteins:
- a CDS encoding BCCT family transporter encodes the protein MSTEINEKQEGPNKGPTLTGGTLRRAADKNESKQVYKRLQRPGSVLFISLSLIVVFVLWAAIAPQRLNALMSGASTWSAQYIGWSYLLVTLGCIVLMLFLAFSRYGGIRLGKDADRPEFTTWAWIAMILGAVMGIGLISYGAAEPMSHFMVPPHGRAEPETMDAAVLALQFSYFDWGPNAWALFGVFGLAIAYSTHRRGNSGLVSVMLRPVLGKSMDGWLGKIIDVFTVLATLFGTTTSLGLGASQVAEGLNSLFGIPTDLFVKIVIIAGVTIVFTLSALSGVGKGIKWLSQGTMIGAAVIGIFVLVSGPTGFISNIYFRSMGQFLGEFPAVALLTPSGVEDLQWMQWWTYFMMAWWLSWGAFVGIFLARISKGRTIREFVFAVMGVPSLVFSVWFSIFGGTSIHQQMSGNSQIGQATLQDTNSTFFAMLAELPLPEVTSAFTIILVVLFFITGADSNTYVLGTLTSGGNMYPKRPILTVWGLLTGVCAIVLLLVGGLEALQQAAILSAVPFTVIVTLLGISLMRELQSDTRLPVVATVTEE